CTAACAGAGTAGATTTCTTCACATTACACAGGTATTTTTTACTCGTTGTCCACTCCCTCTTCCAGCTGTAAATCTAATGTGTAAAGGCATGTGGCGATGAGTCACTGATAGGATAGTTCCCCAAGATCAGCAGCTGCTCACGCCTAAAGTCATGTTCTGACAACCGTCTGTGGATATTAAGGTTGTCATTTTTAAGATCAAGTACACTTTCCCATAATCAGctgtccttaaaaaaaaaagagacacatttccaGCAGATAATGCCAAAGTCACTCAATAATTTATTCATGTTgacactttacaaaacaaaatgtacataataTAAAAACCATGTCATGTTTGAATTTACCAACCAACCATTCAGCCAACCCTGAAATACACCGAACCGTGACGAGCAGAAATAACTTTGCTGAGGAGTGAAAAACACTTGCATGTCTGCCGTCTGTAAACGTTGGTGTCAACTACAGTCCCAGTGACATATAACAGGGCACTTCCTAACCTAGAGTCATCTAAATAGCCTTCTTTTGATCAACAAAAGTGTTGTCTAACTAAGCAGGTATTTGGGTGAACATCATGCAACATAGGATTTGACTTAGTGTGACACTGAAAGTTGACAGGAGCTCTGTTCAGACCAGGCCTGCCGCTTCCTGCTGCCACCACACTATACAAGCAGTGGTTCAAAATATCCTTCAATATTGGAGTGAGTGCATCAGCGAGTGTTCATCATATATATTGCAGGTTTCCTCTGTGGCCCCCTCTGGATCTGTAGCTCTCTGCTGTGCTCCTTTAAGGGTTGGGGAGGGGAATGGGGAGAGGGAGGAGTGCTCAGGAGCAGACCATgtcccaaacaaagcagctctGTCCAATGTCCACAGAGTGAAGGAAGGTGTTTGGAACAGACTGGAGAACTTTGATCTTTGTTGGAGACATCCCAACTGGTCTGAAGGACGTACCCTCTGGTTTCACTTGTTTAAGTTCCAAAAGTGTCAGTCGGGTCTGCTGAGAAGGTCCTCAAACAGGTAGCGGTTCAAAAGTAATGTCTGTGGGGCCTCCGCCTCATCTCTTCTTCTTGCTGTTTCGGagcatcttcttcctcttcaggaTCATCTCGTACAGCTTCTCCAGCCCGGGCTGCAGGCCCTGCCCGTCCAGCGCCGAGCAGCCCTGTGTGTGGTGCAGGGAGGACGAGCTGAGCTCATGGAGAGCCAGAACCTTCTCCACCTGAGACACAGGATACAGGGTGTCAGTCACAAGACATTCTACAAATTCTGATCACTCTAAAGCCATGGGACATTCCAAAACCAAGCTGCTGACAGTAACTTGATGTCACTTACACAGTTCATGAACAGGAACACAGGTTTAGTAATGTCTTCAATAATGGAGTCAAACACACTGAATACACATTTAGATTTCCTGAAGGCTGTTATTTTAATGCAAACGGTGGCTTTCATAACTTTCTGCATTCAAAGAAAATCCCAAACGAGGtttaacaacaataacacaatgGGATCCAATAGAGCTACTCCTTCGtgacaaatatatttgaacGCACAAAGAGGCAACAAAAATACTCACATTGAGACGGTTAAattaaaacactacaacatAGTAAAAGTGCACTTCATCATTAAACAGAGCCAATAATGACATGTCTCTTTTGTCCACCCTACATTTAGCCCCAAAGATACACAGAGGGCAGTCAACTCGGGGGGGGGGACCTTACTCTTTTTCTTGTAAggtctccctctctgttctttcgcttgttagcagaccctacacacgatagcagagcgaacaggtacaggaggcgtagagcaaggagatcattgtccactagttaatcgatccCGAatggcgtcgtgctcgcggacggataaaactttttttcaaacGGGGTCGCGAAAATACtttggcggccgttaatatacgCGGGCGGCCCGCTCAAGTGAAGTGTATGTGTGGTAAACCCTGTACTccattgaaatacatttgcaaaatgAATGTAGAAATATTTGAATCTCAACCCACTCAGTAACTAGGCGATAATTCAGCTCTATACAACACCACCAAgccattaatgcatcaataattaccTCTGCAGCTGACGCGGCTCCAGCCAGGTCCTGTTTGTTTGCCAGAACCAGCACCGGCACCCCCTGGTTCTCTGCGGACCGGGCGATCCTGTGCAGCTCCACTTTGGCTTCCTCCATGCGCTCCGTCTCGGCGGAATCCACCACGAACACCAGCCCGTCCGTCCTCCTGGTGTAGGACTTCCAGAGGGGCCTCAGTTTGTCCTGACCGCCCACGTCCCACACCTGTAACGTGGTGCTGTTGCTTTTGGAGTTCCCCATAGGCACTTTAATCCGCTCCATGTTGAAGCCTTTGGTGGGGATCGTCTCGACAAACTCCCGCAGCTTGAGTCTATAGAGGAGGGCGGTTTTCCCAGCAGAGTCCAAACCAATCACCACGATGTGTAAGGactggaagctggggaggaatGGGGGGTTGGGGGCGATTTCTGTTAACTGGTTCCCCATGTTTAGCTCCTGTAGGTGGAATACTCCTTCTAGAGATGTATAGGACTTGAGAATCAGATTGGAATTATTTTCTTCCTTGAACTCCCACTGTCTCCCTGTTTCACTTGCTGTCAGTGACCTTGGCAGCTAAATAAAGTGTGCCTCTGGAGACACTTTGGaggcagcaggagagagaaggaggtgtCGTTTGGCTGGAGAGCAGGGCACACCTCTGTCCTCAATTCAAAGGCTGCTGCAGGACAGAGCTGCAGTCACTGAGGACCTGAGAGAGAcaaggagggggagggaaacATCAGTCAGTTGTTTTAACAAGGGCTGCCAGTAATTAGTCTAGCAGAGACTTTCAGTCTAGCTGAAATGCCCTGTCTCGCCATTAAAAGACACGTTGAACCAAAAACAAGGGCTAAAATGATGCAGGGTTTACCGCAGTCTTTTTTTATAGTTTCACCTACTTCTTACCTCGCATCTGTACATATGTGATTTTATTGTgcttacttttaaatgtaatatagaACATATACCTTTTGTATTTCCCTTCATATCTGGACTTTCCCTTCCCCCAGTGTTACGATTAAAAGATTTCTGATTGAATTTATTAAACTAACTCACTTATATGCTATACTTAATTTGCCTCAAAGGAACAGCTTAAacatttgaagctttttttccccactgcaGCTTCTGTTTTTGATACAATGAATGATGAGCCATTTGCAGGGCAGAAGTCATTGTGAGcagttgtaatgtgtgtgtgtgtgtgtgtgtgtgtgtgtgtgtgtgtgtgtgtgtgtgtgtgtgtgtgtgtgtggttctatCTGTCTTCGCACACAACTGGAAAAACAGGGATGAGTAAAAAGAGCCTCCAGCAAAGGACAATCCCGCAAGGTCTGTTTGTAGTGTAAAATAATGTAGACATTCACTCTAACATTTTACTTGGTGTTTATCTGTCATTGAATTAGTGCGAAAGCGATTTGGTGTAGAAATAATGTGTATATTGCGACTGTGCTGAAACAACAGCCAACAaccttcttttttgtttaagttGTATGCATTTTGAGGCTTTTCAGCTGGGTCTACATTATTTGCTTTTCAACCCAAATAAATttgatttacacattttttctcaaaataactTCATTTATGGACTTAGACACCCTGTAGATAGCTTTTTAGTCAATTATAGTTCTTCTATGCACATTTTAGATTCATAAAGCAAAACGTATAAAATCAAACCCTGCATGTAATGTATTTCACAATGATTTTTTATAAAGACCTTAAAttattgagaaataaaaatgcaattaaactGTTTAGCAGAATTGaataaattgaatttatttataaagtccTTGCCCATTGTTTTATGTACTTTATTGAATgtctgttgtttattgttttctgtaTGCACCTATCCCTTTTCGTTGTTTTCTTCAAAGACTCTGAAAGCCGTGTTGTTGTAAAAGTCTTTCTCCAATAAAGGTCTTAAAAGAGTAGTGTCaactaatgctaatgctaagtaCAGCTAGTTATCCAACAGGCTGTAAGCGGTACCGTTTGTAATTCGGTTATTAACTCAGCTTCAAACACTAGCAGCAACATACAAATAATTATCAAACAGGTGTGCATCAACGTTTGATAATGTatagtataaaaaaacaaataacaattgaATTACGTTGATTAAATCCAATGAAAAAGTATGCAGCTTTTTTTCGTCTGTTTTTTTCGCGGAAGGACACACAGCTCCGCTCCAACAAAGTCAACACAAGGAGGTTATTTGTTATAAAACTGCTGATATATCTCACCTGTGAGCACTTCCAATATTGTTGAGCCTGTCAGCATTGTTGCAGTAAAACGAATTGTCGAACAGTACCGAAGTTTTAACTCCAAATAATCCCGATACGTTATTTTTAAAGCCGCAGCACCGAGACTATGCAGTCCCCAGGTTGGTCCTACTAAGACTGGCAGTAGGAGAGAGGCAGCGCTGGGAGAAGCACCAGCGACACCCCGCTGGTGACGTCACAATAGTGGGAGgggcaaagagaaagagggaatgCCGTAAATGTAAACCCATCCGAAACATGACTTACCAAAAGGATCTAATGCAATATAggcatttacatttcaatacatttgaccATTTGCAAATATTAATAATAGTGGGGGAGCTTAAAAAAAGCTTCATTATGGCAGGAAAGTGTATTTTCTTACAATAATCTACAATCCGCCCATATCAATCGTGTTGTTCCCTTTCTTATGTCACGTTACAGGGTTAAGGAATGGGTTGGGGTTTATTAGTTGAAGTTTGTTCAAAGTTcctaaaaaacacattgttttcctCTCCAAGTTAATTCTGTTTATGTTcaacatgtataaaaacacaactataCTTTCCAAACGTCTTAATTGTCGTTATTTGTACAATACTTGGAATATTCTGTATGttatttaatgttaataaaGCAAGTTGAACTTAAAAATGGAATACAAAAGGTGCCTAAATAAAGTTTGTATTTTCAAAGCAGTCCATCCCTGTGGGATCTTCATTTTCTTTACAGACTTTTCTAATAGTTGGAATCTTAAAAGAGCAGTTGTTGAATTTGCTGGCAGCTAGGGAACAAGTTGGTGTTCTAGCTAGACACTAAATTCTAATTTACGTAAGTAAAAAGTTAAAGTGAGAAATCCAAAAGGAGTGGAATGCTGTTTGTTACCTAATAAGGTGTATTATACTATTGTGCAATAACTATTTTGCATCCTGGTGTAATCAGCATCACGTTTTTAGTTGAATTTGTTCCTAAAAAGAAATTGTAAAGAACACCTTAATTCTGCTTTTGTACAAaatttatataaacaacaatacatCCAAATGtctatacataaatacattcttTTATcccacattttagttttaccaGCCGTTAATGAGCCTTATAAACCCTAAACTCGACGTGTCCCGGCCTGACAGAGGAGGTCTATGACCTGGGGCAAGTCTGGACATGAATCATGGATCAGAATCAGAGAGTACAGTGTACAGAGAGCTAGGGAGTTCTGTGGACATGAACAAAACCAAGTGACCTTCCGACGTTTAATAATCATAGAGCCgtattttttttgtgtacaCTGGAGCTGGTTTATCCTAAATCATACGAAAGTAAACCCCGAGGATTAAATCACCAGTGTATTTATTGCTATATACATTACACACTGTATGTTGAACAAGGTGCTTTAATTTcttgaatacatattttatttgatattttattggtcatttaactttaacttattttgtttatatacatatatatattttattattttaatattgctCATTCCATGTATaacatcttgtgtttttattttatttgatcttttattgaacattttcatttgaatgtttttacatacatttttttattttaaaaaattgaataCTCATTCTAACTTTAAattcttatgtttgtatacatatttttattctatgtttcttttttctatttgtattttattttttcattttaaaatggagcAACTAAACCCAAATTTCCTCCAGGATAAAGTGTAAAGTATTGTGATTCTTATTGACAGACTGCAGTGAGTGAGATGCGAGCCCCAGATGTGATCTCATGGCTTTAGCTTGATACATTTTCCCACGAAGATAAAGTGCATGAACTTCAGtaaaacagtcaaaataaaTACCTGTGTTCAGAGACTCATTATGTCTGTTTCACCTGAGAGCAACATGTGTTGAAATTGAAAGGAGCCGGCTGATCTCAGTGACAGGAAGTCATCAGGTCAGTATGAGCCATCTGGGACATAATGGGTCGGCTGTATGGATTTGCATCATAATGATTTCTGTGCTTCTCCCTTGATACCCAGCACTCATTATGGTAATGCAGTAGGCCtgcaaatgtttgtgtttgtgtgtgtttgtaacaaCACATGACTGAGGGACTGGAGCCGGGCTGCTTGTTGTGGAAGCGTGGCAGTATTTAACATGAATagaagtgtattaaaatgacacTAAATATAATCAtgacatgttgttttaaaaaattgtttGGTGCTGTTTGATTCTGCTGTGGAAAATTAGACAAGTAGGATGAATGAAATGGGATGATGCTGTTAGAAGCATTACAAGTATTAAACGTTGGCAGCAAATCCAACCgactatatttttatatttaattcagtTAGCCGTCAATTTagcttatattttattttatttagacaaCATTTTGCTACAACAACATGTAAGACTTATTTAGaccaaacatttcaaatgtaataatgttttgTATAAAGATATGATTTATTtctccaaataaaaacatatatttttgggataagataagataataagaTGAAATCTACTTTATCAATCACATAATGATCGCTGGTTCGAGTCCCAGTGTAAGATACAGTAATATAAGATAAGATTATCTAGGGAAAAtcaggagtttaagcagcaacagagtgacagggaaaaacaggacagtacgTATTCACTCAAggataatacaatttaaaaagtttaaaagtCACTTTTAAAAGGAGATATCACAACAACGTAAAACGTTGATCAGTTGAAAGAACATATATACATAATTGGGATCTGATTGTTTGATATATTGATATGTTAGTGTGCAGATGTGAGGGCAGGTCACAGTAATTTGTACTAAAAGTGCAGCTTTTATGAATGTCCAGTACAAGtttggacaaaaacaaaaacattgagtggactggtagctggagaggtctCAGATCACCTACTGGGGATTGAGAACTTGTCTTTGAGCAAGAACCTGATCCACTGAACCAAAACCTGGCAGCCACTTTGCTCCAACACCTTTAtaaagtgcatgtgtgtatttctcaTGCTCATTGAAACCTGCCTTCACTCTCTTCTGTTATTCATCCAGACTGAAGCCATCCTTTCTCACTCTTTTAAAAGTAGATCATCTGGAATAACGACCATCCAAACACAGGTCACCTTCTTTGTCCTGCTAATCCAGGGGTGGGTATTCCGTTTAACTAATCCCAGAGCAGCAGCCATAGGGCCCTCTGTCCTCAATGCACAGGGTAGTAGTGCCCTCTGTTGTCTGCACGAGGAAAGGCAGCCCTGACCTCCCTGTGAAGGCAAATTTAAGTTAAGGATTAAGGTCCTTTAGTTAAGTGAAAGTACTACACTGTACACACCCTCTGGTACAAGAAAAAGTCCTGTGTGGAATAATTTTACTTCCTTCAAAGTAAGTATcatcaacaaaatgtacttaaagtacaaaacgTAAATGTTACCAATGCAGAACAAtctaaaataaattacaaaaacaccCAATAAGCCaaaaatgattcaaaatatAAGAGAAGAATGGTGTAATCGTCAACAGACACAAGCAAACTTTCTCAACAAGCTGTTCTTGTATAAACCGTtggttaattaattaataacaaAAGATGATATATGAACTGTTTTTcagacaaaatcaaacaaatcttgatataaagtatttattaacTAAAGCAGTAACATGAACATTGTGAAATAaccatattattttattgtagtcGAGTTGAAGCCATATACCCAGCCGGTCGTataaaagtaccagagtgtaggaatactctgtcacagtaaaagtcctgcattctaaatgttcctccagtgaaagttgaaagtactctcatctaaatgtacttaaagtagcgacagtaaaagtagtcattgtttgattggtccatttcagaataatatctctgatatgttttataattattgatcattaaagtgttctcagagctggtaaaggtgcagctagtttgaatggctttgtatactgcagggtagctgctggatttactgcaggtgaactaaagtctgatttaagggctgattatatttaccatcattaatccagatctgtaaagtaactacagggattaaatacatgtagtggagaaGTACGTAGCAtagaatggaaatactcaagtaaagtactatTTTCTCAAAATTGTAgttcagtacagtac
The window above is part of the Eleginops maclovinus isolate JMC-PN-2008 ecotype Puerto Natales chromosome 16, JC_Emac_rtc_rv5, whole genome shotgun sequence genome. Proteins encoded here:
- the LOC134878621 gene encoding ADP-ribosylation factor-like protein 4D; the protein is MGNQLTEIAPNPPFLPSFQSLHIVVIGLDSAGKTALLYRLKLREFVETIPTKGFNMERIKVPMGNSKSNSTTLQVWDVGGQDKLRPLWKSYTRRTDGLVFVVDSAETERMEEAKVELHRIARSAENQGVPVLVLANKQDLAGAASAAEVEKVLALHELSSSSLHHTQGCSALDGQGLQPGLEKLYEMILKRKKMLRNSKKKR